One genomic segment of Panicum virgatum strain AP13 chromosome 2N, P.virgatum_v5, whole genome shotgun sequence includes these proteins:
- the LOC120661435 gene encoding anthocyanidin 3-O-glucosyltransferase 2-like produces MIDRSMAAATIVFLPCWESGHFMSMVAAGKRMLDASGGALSLTVLVMQAPTAAKAAEVDSHVRREAASGLDIRFLNLPAVEPPTGYVAPEEFNFRYTQLHAPHVEEAVAGLSSPVAAIVVDLFCTPLLDAAAELAVPRYVYFASTGAFLALMLRLPAFREDLTAKLRETEGTVHVPGLPPVPLPYMPACLSGDKIGNYEWFEDYGRRFMDASGIIINSSIELERGVLAAIADGRCVPGRPAPTVHAIGPVIWFAAREQQPPHVCVRWLDTQPPASVVFLCFGSKGFVDRAQVGEVAAGLERAGHRFLWVLRGPPAAGSSNPTDADLDAMLPGGFLTRTQGRGLVWPSWAPQKEVLAHPAVGGFVTHCGWNSTLESLWFGVPMVPWPLYGEQHLNAFELVTAMGVAVPMKSMDGSKVESFVGAAELEQAVRGLMGGTEEGRKARDKAAGLKAACRKAVAEGGSSDAALRKLVSEISSGGGAPPP; encoded by the coding sequence ATGATCGATCGATCAATGGCTGCCGCGACCATCGTCTTCCTCCCGTGCTGGGAATCCGGCCACTTCATGTCCATGGTCGCGGCCGGCAAGCGGATGCTcgacgccagcggcggcgccctctCCCTGACCGTGCTGGTCATGCAGGCGCCCACGGCAGCCAAGGCGGCCGAGGTCGACAGCCACGTACGCCGTGAGGCGGCCTCCGGCCTCGACATCCGCTTCCTGAACCTccccgccgtcgagccgccgaCCGGCTACGTCGCCCCCGAAGAGTTTAACTTCAGGTACACCCAGCTCCACGCGCCCCACGTCGAAGAGGCCGTAGCCGGGCTGTCGTCTCCCGTGGCGGCGATCGTCGTGGACCTCTTCTGCACGCCCCTGCTCGACGCGGCCGCCGAGCTTGCCGTGCCCCGGTACGTGTACTTCGCCTCCACGGGCGCGTTCCTCGCGCTGATGCTGCGCCTGCCGGCGTTCCGCGAGGATCTCACCGCCAAGCTCAGGGAGACGGAAGGCACGGTGCACGTGCCGGGTTTGCCGCCTGTGCCGCTGCCCTACATGCCGGCGTGCCTGTCGGGGGACAAGATCGGCAACTACGAGTGGTTCGAGGACTACGGGCGCCGCTTCATGGACGCCAGCggcatcatcatcaattcctcGATCGAGCTCGAGCGCGGGGTTCTCGCCGCGATCGCGGACGGACGctgcgtgccgggccggccggctccgACGGTGCACGCCATCGGCCCGGTGATCTGGTTCGCCGCGCgcgagcagcagccgccgcacgTGTGCGTCCGGTGGCTGGACACGCAGCCGCCAGCCTCGGTCGTGTTCCTCTGCTTCGGGAGCAAGGGGTTCGTCGACAGAGCGCAGGTCGgggaggtcgccgccggcctggAGCGCGCGGGCCATCGCTTCCTCTGGGTGCTGCgggggccgccggccgccgggtccAGCAACCCGACGGACGCCGACCTGGACGCGATGCTCCCAGGCGGGTTCCTGACGAGGACTCAGGGGCGCGGGCTCGTGTGGCCGTCGTGGGCGCCGCAGAAGGAGGTCCTGGCGCACCCCGCCGTCGGCGGCTTCGTGAcgcactgcgggtggaactcgacCCTCGAGAGCCTGTGGTTCGGCGTGCCGATGGTGCCGTGGCCGCTGTACGGCGAGCAGCACCTGAACGCGTTCGAGCTCGTGACGGCCATGGGCGTCGCCGTCCCGATGAAGAGCATGGACGGGAGCAAGGTGGAGTCCTTcgtgggggcggcggagctGGAGCAGGCGGTGCGGGGCCTGATGGGCGGGAcggaggaggggaggaaggCGAGGGACAAGGCCGCGGGCTTGAAGGCCGCGTGCCGGAAGGCCGTGGCGGAGGGCGGGTCCTCGGACGCCGCGCTTCGGAAGCTCGTGAGCGAGATCTCATCCGGCGGAGGGGCGCCGCCACCGTGA